A part of Gemmatimonas groenlandica genomic DNA contains:
- a CDS encoding aldo/keto reductase produces MSAAEHPPVPTRELAPGYVLPRLIKGGWQLAGGHGTVDRAHAIADMVAFAEVGITAFDCADIYTGVEELIGEFLRGWHERYGAAAPTIRVHTKCVPDRDALPTLSRADIERLVDRSLSRLGVEALDLVQFHWWNFDISGWLEAAGHLAELKRIGKIRQLGVTNFDTPRLRALLDAGIPIVSHQVQCSLLDRRALGDMATLCAERGVGLLTYGALAGGFFHERWLGVHEPIAPLENRSLVKYKLIIDEFGGWPAFQQLLRTMRDIADTHSTTIGAVALRGVLDEPAVTSVIFGARHADHLPATLASLSLEFSVAERAVLQALIAAAPGPRGDVYELERDMTGVHAGIMRYNLNTA; encoded by the coding sequence GTGAGCGCCGCGGAGCATCCGCCGGTTCCTACGCGCGAACTGGCGCCGGGTTATGTGCTTCCCCGTCTCATCAAGGGCGGCTGGCAGCTGGCCGGTGGACACGGCACGGTCGATCGCGCGCATGCGATCGCCGACATGGTGGCTTTCGCGGAAGTGGGAATCACAGCGTTCGACTGCGCCGACATCTACACCGGCGTGGAGGAGCTCATTGGGGAGTTCCTGCGCGGCTGGCATGAACGGTACGGGGCCGCCGCCCCCACGATTCGCGTGCACACCAAGTGTGTGCCGGATCGTGACGCACTGCCCACGCTCTCCCGCGCCGATATCGAGCGTCTCGTCGACCGCTCGCTCTCGCGACTCGGCGTCGAGGCCCTCGACCTCGTGCAGTTCCACTGGTGGAACTTCGACATCTCGGGCTGGCTCGAAGCGGCTGGCCATCTGGCCGAGCTCAAACGCATCGGCAAGATCCGGCAGCTTGGCGTGACGAACTTCGATACGCCGCGACTACGGGCGTTGCTCGACGCCGGTATCCCGATCGTGTCGCATCAGGTGCAATGCTCGTTGCTGGACCGCCGCGCACTGGGCGATATGGCGACACTCTGCGCCGAACGCGGTGTCGGGCTGCTGACCTACGGCGCGCTGGCCGGCGGCTTCTTTCACGAACGCTGGCTCGGCGTGCATGAGCCCATCGCCCCGCTCGAGAACCGCTCGCTGGTGAAGTACAAACTGATCATCGACGAGTTCGGCGGCTGGCCCGCGTTTCAGCAGTTGCTGCGCACCATGCGTGACATTGCCGATACCCACTCCACCACGATCGGCGCAGTGGCGCTGCGTGGGGTGCTCGACGAACCCGCCGTGACGTCGGTGATCTTCGGCGCGCGCCACGCCGATCACCTGCCGGCCACGTTGGCTTCCCTGTCGCTCGAGTTCTCGGTGGCCGAGCGTGCGGTGCTTCAGGCGCTGATAGCTGCCGCGCCCGGTCCACGTGGTGATGTGTACGAGCTGGAGCGAGATATGACCGGTGTACACGCGGGGATCATGCGGTACAACCTGAACACGGCGTGA
- a CDS encoding YciI family protein: protein MKYLCLIYDAEATLAAMSPTEMGAFMGEYGTFTNDIIASGNMIAGEELQPVHTATTVRIRNGKMSTTDGPFAETKEQLGGFYLINARDLNEALQIASRIPSARTGSIEVRPISTQMA from the coding sequence ATGAAGTATCTCTGCCTGATCTATGACGCTGAGGCCACGCTGGCCGCCATGTCGCCCACCGAGATGGGCGCCTTCATGGGCGAATACGGCACGTTCACCAATGACATTATCGCCAGCGGCAACATGATCGCCGGCGAGGAGCTGCAGCCGGTGCACACCGCGACCACCGTGCGCATTCGCAACGGTAAGATGTCCACCACCGACGGGCCGTTCGCCGAGACCAAAGAGCAGCTGGGGGGCTTTTACTTGATCAACGCCCGCGATCTCAACGAGGCCCTTCAGATCGCGTCGCGCATCCCGTCAGCGCGTACCGGCAGCATCGAAGTACGGCCCATCTCCACCCAGATGGCTTGA
- a CDS encoding RNA polymerase sigma factor gives MRDAIEAVYREESRRILATLIRLLGDFDLAEEAMQDAFTAAVERWPLEGMPANPRSWLISAGRFRAIDRLRRATRFAELDLPSVDVHEPALDDETIADDQLRLLFTCCHPALSPDAQIALTLREVCGLTTEAIAHAFITSPPTIAQRIVRAKAKIRGARIPYAVPLPADLPDLLDAVLHVIYLVFNEGYSPSSGADVTHASLSAEAIRLGRELMTLLDEPELHGLVALMLLHEARRDTRSSANGDIVLLEDQDRGRWNREMIADGSQLVKRALRSRRIGAFTLQAAIAAVHAEAPSADATDWRKIVALYDLLRRADPSPIVELNRAVAVAMRDGAAIGVAIIDDLFARGELGQYRFAHAARAELCRRAGRFADARDGFERALALSESAPERRLIELRLGSLAGHSNE, from the coding sequence ATGCGCGACGCGATCGAGGCCGTGTACCGGGAGGAGTCGCGTCGCATTCTCGCCACCCTGATTCGGCTCCTCGGCGATTTCGATCTCGCCGAGGAGGCGATGCAGGATGCCTTCACGGCGGCGGTCGAGCGGTGGCCGTTGGAAGGCATGCCGGCCAACCCGCGCAGCTGGCTCATCTCGGCCGGTCGATTCCGTGCCATCGACCGACTGCGCCGCGCCACCCGCTTCGCGGAACTCGACCTACCCAGCGTCGACGTGCACGAGCCTGCGCTCGACGACGAGACCATCGCCGACGATCAGCTACGCCTCCTGTTCACCTGCTGTCATCCGGCGCTCTCGCCTGATGCGCAAATCGCGCTCACGCTACGCGAGGTGTGTGGGCTCACCACCGAGGCCATCGCCCACGCGTTTATCACATCGCCGCCGACCATCGCGCAGCGCATCGTGCGCGCGAAAGCCAAGATCCGCGGTGCGCGCATTCCGTACGCCGTGCCGCTGCCCGCTGATCTCCCCGATCTGCTCGACGCCGTGCTGCACGTGATCTATCTCGTGTTCAATGAAGGCTACTCGCCGTCGAGTGGGGCCGACGTGACTCACGCGTCACTGTCGGCCGAGGCGATCCGCCTGGGGCGCGAGCTCATGACGCTGCTCGATGAGCCCGAGCTGCACGGACTCGTGGCGCTGATGCTGTTGCATGAGGCCCGACGCGATACACGATCCAGTGCCAACGGCGACATCGTCTTGCTGGAAGATCAGGACCGCGGGCGGTGGAACCGCGAGATGATCGCCGACGGCAGTCAGTTGGTCAAACGCGCTCTACGAAGCCGACGCATTGGTGCGTTCACGTTGCAGGCGGCGATCGCGGCGGTGCACGCCGAGGCGCCATCAGCCGACGCAACTGATTGGCGCAAAATCGTCGCGCTCTACGATCTGCTCCGGCGCGCCGATCCGTCGCCCATCGTGGAACTCAATCGCGCGGTTGCGGTCGCTATGCGCGATGGCGCGGCGATCGGTGTCGCCATCATCGACGACCTGTTCGCGCGCGGTGAGCTGGGGCAGTACCGCTTTGCACACGCTGCGCGCGCCGAGCTCTGTCGACGGGCGGGTCGCTTCGCCGACGCGCGCGACGGCTTCGAGCGAGCGCTCGCGTTGAGCGAGTCGGCGCCGGAGCGACGACTGATCGAGTTGCGGCTGGGCTCACTCGCCGGGCATTCCAACGAGTGA
- a CDS encoding PAS domain-containing hybrid sensor histidine kinase/response regulator has product MPLPDWQQTLRALDVGVVVQARDLSIVYANPKATEMLGIAAAEMTSRTTDDARWDVIEATGDPVAPDEHPGPRALRSGEPVRGVILGVRRDDRPERAWIQVSAIPERSDNGVVERVVITLSDVSDAHREYREQDAVYKSVFRSMSEGLVLHAPDGSIRAANAAAERVLGLTVDQMSGRAATDPRWQLVTTDGVAADATVIPSEIARRTGQPAGETILGVSRASGALAWVAVRADPMFDPGDVALRGIVATFTDITAERETTLALEASRAQIQRVLDAVPGVVYQFLRPTEGPDRMPFLAGRIREVLGVDPQVAAANPMLLPTLLGQSEQAALFANIDAYVAKQEIFDHVLSVTLPDRGLRWLRVHGIPERTDEGVLYTGVILDVTEEHRMAEALRRRQRREAMGDMAAGIAHNFNNMLAVILPNVEMARDDASPETRASLSDAARAASSAADLVRRMLALGRAEPTAADASVDLAAITREAVHMCRQTFDRGITIVDDIALPVAFVRSSASELQQVVLNLCLNARDAMLGGDRCRLFVRLEADGADAVSLTVRDSGHGMSRDTLQRLGEPFFSTKGPGRGTGLGLASAFHSIADAGGTWRVESTLGDGTAFFVRLPLVAPQTNESSASSPSQYVFPDGVVLLIDDEPMVRTAVSRQLTRGGVRVEVAESAEVALDWLREVRTEPVLAVILDLSMPGLSGAQALPQIRSSLPRVPVIVLSGHVSDAQELVGAAMVLQKPISGRELLDALQSVIG; this is encoded by the coding sequence ATGCCCTTGCCCGATTGGCAGCAGACTCTCCGTGCACTGGACGTTGGCGTGGTGGTACAGGCGCGCGATCTGTCCATCGTGTACGCGAACCCCAAGGCCACCGAGATGCTTGGGATCGCCGCTGCCGAGATGACCTCGCGAACGACCGATGACGCACGATGGGATGTCATCGAGGCGACCGGCGACCCCGTCGCGCCGGATGAGCATCCGGGGCCGCGCGCCTTGCGTTCCGGCGAACCCGTGCGCGGCGTTATCCTCGGTGTGCGCCGCGACGATAGGCCGGAACGGGCCTGGATCCAGGTGTCGGCCATTCCTGAGCGATCGGACAACGGCGTCGTCGAGCGCGTCGTGATTACCCTGAGTGACGTCAGCGATGCGCACCGCGAGTATCGCGAGCAGGATGCGGTGTACAAGTCGGTGTTCCGCTCGATGTCAGAAGGCCTGGTGCTACACGCGCCGGACGGGTCGATCCGTGCGGCCAACGCCGCGGCAGAGCGTGTCCTCGGGCTCACCGTCGATCAGATGAGCGGACGCGCCGCCACCGATCCGCGATGGCAGCTCGTGACGACCGACGGCGTGGCGGCTGACGCCACCGTCATCCCGTCGGAAATTGCCCGTCGCACGGGCCAACCCGCCGGCGAGACCATTCTCGGCGTGTCGCGTGCCAGTGGTGCCCTGGCTTGGGTGGCCGTGCGCGCCGACCCGATGTTCGACCCCGGCGACGTCGCATTGCGCGGCATTGTCGCGACCTTTACCGACATCACGGCCGAACGGGAGACCACGCTCGCGCTCGAGGCGAGTCGCGCGCAGATCCAACGCGTGCTCGATGCGGTACCTGGTGTCGTGTATCAGTTCCTTCGACCCACCGAGGGTCCCGACCGGATGCCATTTCTGGCCGGACGAATCCGCGAGGTGCTCGGGGTGGATCCCCAAGTTGCCGCCGCAAACCCGATGCTGCTGCCGACGCTACTCGGCCAGTCCGAGCAGGCCGCCCTGTTCGCCAACATCGACGCGTACGTCGCGAAGCAGGAGATCTTCGATCACGTGCTGTCGGTCACGCTGCCCGACCGGGGGCTGCGCTGGCTGCGTGTGCACGGCATACCGGAGCGCACCGACGAGGGCGTCCTGTACACCGGGGTGATCCTCGACGTCACCGAGGAGCACCGGATGGCAGAGGCGTTGCGACGCCGACAGCGGCGCGAGGCGATGGGCGACATGGCGGCGGGGATCGCGCACAACTTCAACAACATGCTGGCCGTCATACTCCCCAACGTCGAGATGGCGCGGGACGACGCGTCGCCGGAAACGCGCGCATCGTTGTCGGACGCGGCACGTGCCGCCAGCAGCGCCGCCGATCTTGTGCGGCGTATGCTCGCCCTTGGTCGGGCGGAGCCGACGGCCGCGGATGCATCGGTCGATCTCGCCGCGATCACGCGCGAAGCGGTGCACATGTGCCGACAAACCTTCGATCGCGGCATCACGATCGTGGATGACATCGCACTGCCGGTGGCGTTCGTGCGAAGCAGCGCGAGTGAGCTGCAGCAGGTTGTGCTCAATCTGTGTCTCAACGCCCGTGACGCGATGCTCGGAGGCGACCGCTGCCGACTCTTCGTGCGATTGGAGGCGGACGGGGCCGATGCCGTGAGTTTGACGGTGCGCGATTCCGGTCACGGCATGTCGCGTGACACGCTGCAGCGACTTGGAGAGCCGTTCTTCTCAACCAAGGGTCCGGGACGAGGGACCGGGCTCGGCCTGGCGTCGGCCTTTCACAGTATCGCCGACGCGGGCGGCACCTGGCGGGTTGAGTCCACGCTGGGGGATGGCACCGCATTCTTCGTGCGCCTGCCGCTCGTCGCGCCGCAGACCAACGAATCCTCCGCGTCGTCACCGTCGCAATACGTGTTTCCGGATGGCGTTGTCCTGCTGATCGACGACGAGCCGATGGTGCGCACCGCTGTTTCGCGTCAACTAACCAGAGGTGGCGTGCGTGTGGAGGTGGCAGAGAGTGCCGAGGTCGCGCTTGACTGGTTGCGCGAGGTTCGCACGGAGCCCGTTCTCGCGGTCATTCTCGACCTGTCGATGCCCGGGTTGTCGGGCGCGCAGGCGCTACCGCAGATCCGCTCCTCCCTTCCCCGCGTGCCCGTCATTGTGCTCTCGGGGCACGTTTCCGACGCGCAGGAGCTCGTTGGCGCCGCGATGGTACTGCAGAAGCCGATCAGCGGTCGCGAACTGCTGGATGCACTGCAGTCCGTGATCGGATGA
- the glgC gene encoding glucose-1-phosphate adenylyltransferase, with product MTSPSRPSTIARNAMAYVLAGGRGSRLYELTDRRAKPAVYFGGKTRIIDFALSNALNSGIRRIGVATQYKAHSLIRHLQRGWNFLRPERNESFDILPASQRVSETQWYDGTADAVYQNMDIIEAYHPEYMVILAGDHIYKMDYEQMLEQHVAQNADVTVGVLEVARKDASGFGVMHVDAEDRIVHFLEKPADPPGIPGNPERALASMGIYVFKTTFLFDLLRRDAADPSSSRDFGKDIIPYVVAHGKAVAHRFGTSCVKAHRELEAYWRDVGTIDAYWEANIDLTSVIPSLDLYDQNWPIWSYSEITAPAKFVHNDTHRRGAAINSLVAGGCIVSGSHVEKSLLSTGVKVHSFAHLDGAVVQPYVEIGRGARLRDVVIDRGVVIPAGLVVGEDAEKDAKRFRRTDKGRVLITQPMIDRLPE from the coding sequence ATGACGTCACCATCCCGCCCGAGCACGATTGCCCGTAACGCCATGGCCTACGTACTGGCGGGGGGACGCGGCTCCCGACTCTACGAGTTGACCGATCGACGGGCGAAGCCAGCGGTGTACTTCGGCGGTAAGACGCGCATCATCGACTTCGCCCTCTCGAACGCGCTCAACTCGGGCATTCGGCGCATCGGCGTGGCCACGCAATACAAGGCGCACAGTCTCATCCGACACCTGCAGCGCGGCTGGAACTTTCTGCGCCCCGAGCGCAACGAAAGCTTCGACATTCTGCCGGCCAGTCAGCGTGTGAGCGAAACGCAGTGGTATGACGGCACCGCCGACGCCGTGTATCAGAATATGGATATCATCGAGGCGTATCACCCGGAGTACATGGTGATTCTCGCCGGCGATCACATCTACAAGATGGACTACGAGCAGATGCTCGAGCAGCACGTCGCGCAGAACGCCGACGTCACGGTTGGCGTACTCGAAGTGGCCCGCAAAGACGCGTCCGGATTCGGCGTGATGCACGTCGATGCCGAGGATCGCATCGTGCACTTCCTCGAGAAGCCGGCCGACCCGCCGGGGATTCCGGGCAATCCGGAGCGGGCGCTGGCCAGCATGGGCATCTACGTGTTCAAGACCACGTTCTTGTTCGACTTGCTGCGCCGCGATGCCGCCGACCCGAGCTCCTCACGCGATTTCGGCAAGGACATCATTCCGTATGTCGTCGCGCACGGCAAGGCAGTGGCGCATCGCTTCGGCACGTCGTGTGTGAAGGCGCATCGCGAGTTGGAGGCCTACTGGCGTGATGTCGGCACGATCGACGCGTACTGGGAAGCGAACATCGACCTCACCAGCGTGATTCCGTCGCTCGACTTGTACGATCAAAACTGGCCGATCTGGAGCTACAGCGAAATCACCGCGCCGGCGAAGTTCGTGCATAACGATACGCATCGCCGTGGTGCCGCCATCAATTCGCTGGTGGCCGGCGGCTGTATCGTGTCCGGCTCGCACGTCGAGAAATCGCTGCTCTCCACCGGCGTCAAGGTGCACTCGTTCGCGCACCTCGATGGCGCCGTGGTACAGCCGTACGTCGAAATCGGTCGCGGCGCCCGGTTGCGCGATGTGGTGATCGATCGCGGTGTGGTCATTCCCGCCGGTCTCGTGGTCGGTGAAGACGCCGAGAAGGACGCCAAGCGATTCCGCCGTACGGACAAGGGTCGCGTGTTGATTACGCAGCCGATGATCGACCGGCTGCCCGAATGA